A stretch of DNA from Cannabis sativa cultivar Pink pepper isolate KNU-18-1 chromosome X, ASM2916894v1, whole genome shotgun sequence:
TAAAAAttagcttcttttttttttcatatccattaattaattaattgtatctTTGAATTTGATTAATAATGTTGTGGTTGATACTAATtctttggttgttgttgttgttggattGGTTTCTTTTGTTGAGCTCAGCATACATTTCTTCAATCATTGGTTTCCATAGCCTAACTCTGGCATTTATAAACCAGTTTGATACCTGTTTAAACAAAAACGACAACCAATAAACCCCATTTACACATCAAAACGACAACAAACACAAAAAACGACAATCAAAATTGATAGAAAAACATACTTACTTGATTTTTTGTCAATCCACTCTTCATTGCTAGCACTTGCTTTTCTGTATCTTTAGGATATctgaaaaaataatcaaaacccATCAAAGATACATATATtactattgttattattattattaatcttaATAATACTACTTATTTGAGATAAAAGGTCACACTCTCCATCTTCATTAGTTGGAAATTACAAATATacctttttaatatattattattaaaaagttttgaataagaataatataataattttattaataaatattctcTATCCATCTTTTTTATCAAACAACTTAATATatcttttaaataatttcagatatatattttataatacatagtttagtaattttatttttcttttaatttatttagtttggtaaatttaatattaaacttCATACTTTTCACCAACatcaatatgtatattttagaaaaattattaatttaccataacattttaactaactagattggTTGGGAATCTGCATAAATTATTGTTTAATACTTTTGTAGATTCTCGACCAATAATTGTAGCTCGAAATTACTCGCTCaattaaaatttgttatttaaacataatttaatcaagtttaataacaataaaaaaaaaatatttgcaaTTCTATTAACATTTATAATTGTTACACATATTATACTATTCAAAAAAATACCGAGaatatattttatcttataattttattacagtTATACTCTTTTGTAATTGTTCAGTGACAATTAAATCCGTTAAGTAACAACTCAAAAACACGTaaagatatatttatttagtatatttaattacataatCTAATAATATATCGTTACATGTTTTTGAGTTGACACTTaatgactaaaaaatatatatctgcaataaaattataaaataaagtttaagtagataatatatataacaaattatAAATGTTAAAGAAATTTAGCCGCAAATATTCCtaatgaaaaaacaaaaattaagaaagGGTTTATGTTTCTTACGGATGAAGGAAGTTCTGAAACATCCAAGCTTTAAGAACAGACACAGATCTCTCTGGTAAACCTCTTTGAGGTCTCCATAGaagttccttcttcttcttcacttctTCAACTCCCCATTCATTCTCCGTAACACAACACTTGTTCTTCTCCATATCCATTTCCATGGCTACCCAATGCTTGCTTATCCTTTCTCTTAATCCTTTGTACAGTACAGACATTGTTTGCAGAGCAAAACGAGCGTGTATTTGGGGGTCTAACTCTGTTGCTGCGTGGAAAGCTGATACCACTGTGTGAATCTCATCCATACATTGGTTATAACGCTCATCAACCTGGTAAGTTCAGAATGAACTCTATGTATTTGTTAAAATGATTATGAGAGATATACTTGTTAGCTTAACAATTTACATTGCTTTTTGtaaatttaatgagatttattttgtaaaaattcatTCTATAGAGACAAAGAACTACTTACCATTTGGAGACCTTTAAGTGTTTGTTAAAATGACTATGGGAGATATACTTGTTAGCTAAACAAACTATATGGATTTTCAACAATTTCTAGAAAATCCCATCTCAAAAAAAGATTGCTTTTTGTAAATTCAATGAGGTTACTTtataaaaactctttctttagtgTCAAAAAACTACTTACCATTTGGAGAGCTCTAAGTGTTTTTGTTAAAATGACTTTGAGAGAGATACTGGTTAGTAAAACAATCTATATGGCTTTTCAACAAAATCTAGAAAATTCCATCCCAAATAATATTGCTTTTTGTAAACTCAATGactttattttgtaaaagttcaTTCTTTAGAGTACAAAAACTACTTGCCATTTGGAGACCATTAAGTGTTTTAAAATGACTATTAGAGAAATACTTGTTAGCTTAACAATCTATTATATGGATTTTCAACGATTTCTTGAAAATCCCATCTCAAAAAATATTGCTTTTTGTAAATTCAATGAGTTTATTTTGTAAGAAATTCATTATTTAGAGTCAAAAAACTACTTACCATTTGGAGTAAAGACAGCAACTTTGCTCTCTTTGTTTCGGTTACTCTTCTGCGAGTTTCGGATTCAGTTTCTCCTTCAAGTATGCTGCCACCATCAGATGTTGAATCCATTGGTGACATTGTTGAGAATGAGCAAGAGTTCATCAAGTAATTACCACTCAAATAATGATGATCATAACTGATGTTTTCGAGCGAAAAGCTTGCAATGTGAGCAAGTATTTCTTGAGCTGCAGACAGATATCTTGATCCTAATATCACTTGTGAGAGTTGCAGTGGTCTGTAAGAGCCGAAACTCGGCGAAAGATTTTCACCTCTGTTGTTACTACAAGAAGCTTGTTCAGAAACCAGCATTGTTTCGGTAGTGTTTCCAGTAGGCATAGCAGATGCAGAGCATTGGCCTGGAATTGTAGTAGTCATCCCTGTGATGACAGAGGGCTGAGATGTGGCCAGAGATAGAGAGAGTTCATTACTGAATTCTGAAGAACCAATGTGATTATTATTTCTATTACTATTCCATACATTTTGATCAAATGTTTGATGAAATGCTGAAGTCTGATCATTATAAGTAACATAaccattgttgttgttgttgtagttTTCAGTGGAAACAAAACCAGACAAGACACCATTTGAGGAATACATTTGATGAGGAACCGAAATGGCTAAGTTGTTGAGATTTTCTTGAAGGCCATGATTATGGCCAGTGCTATTATTACATATGGCACTTGAACTATTGCCAACCCCACCAAGTGAGGAGGCCTCATCTGAGTCATCTCTTGTGTAATACTGAAGATCATATAGATAAGACTGAAGATCAAGGGAGGAGGAGTTTATGGCTGAAGAATGAGGTGAAATCCCATCTGTGAGCAGAGAGTTTCGGCTTGTCATGATCATTTGCTGTGGTATATTAAAGGTTTGATTATTATTACTCTCCATAtcagaaaggaaaaaaaaaaactcagccTTGAAACACTGTCATTGAATCAAACCCTTCACTCAAAACAAACAAAGTTGTTCACTTTTGACATATATACACCTGAAAAAGAAGTTGAAATGGTCAGAATCATCATGAACTAAGTGTTTTCAGGTAAAAccaaagaagaagaggaagaatgATAGGCTCACTCACCTTTGTGTTTATAGAAGAATCAAACTGAGCTGACCCCCACAAAGGCAAAAAATGATGATGGAGATGGAGAGAGTTGGGAATGTTCAATGAAGGGAAGATTCATGGGATTGTCCCAAATCAGACCCTTGGAAAATTTCCAATCTTTCAAAAGATAAAGTGTTCTGTTTTTTGAGATACTACAGATTGACAACACAGTCATATAATAATAGATATAATGTATTTTGCTTTCTTTTGGGTACCAAAAATAGGTAAAATAAGCAGCACAAAGTTCAGACTTCAGAAGGTTATGCTTTGATTTATCTTTGTAcgcaaaagaaataaataaataaataagtgatctttttcaaaaaattcaaaaaataaaaattcttacTTTTAACCCCCCTCATGCATTATTATTCCCCACCTTACTCAAACTCATAACACCCAATCCAACCCAACTCAGAAAATCATGTAATAATACTAAAAACCATACAAGTAAACTTATTACTAATAGAGattatgaagaagaagatgatgatgaaataAATGGGGTTTTAAAAGAAAGGAAAATTGAAAAAGAGAAAGTGAAGTGTGTTGCAGAGGCTGAGGCAGTGGCAGTGGCAGCACTCATTTGTGTTGCAGGCTTTAAATAGGGGCCCATGCCTTTGTCCTTGTTCTATATTTTATCTGTTTTTTCACTGCAAtaaaatcatcataaataaatatatatctggGATTTTTATGCCAGGTCTCTTCACCATCATTTTACCAGACAAAttatgttatatttatatatatatattgtagaaaaaaattaaaataaaaaaaagtacaaaGACAAGAAGAGAgaacaaattaataaaagagTAAAATCTTGCGAATCTAAAAGCCATTTAAAGAGCTTTAAAAGCTGATTCAATAGAACAAGAGAGAGTACTGTTGTGAACAGTATTTATTGTACTACTActtctactactactactactaactCTGTACTCTTCTGTGCTCACTTCtcatatagaaaaataaataattaaaatgaaaaagaaaaaggggttttgttttgttttgatgATCAAGTTGTGAAGATGATGATGCAAGCACCTACTAAATACTTTCTCACTCATACCTAATGTCTACAagttaaaacaaataaataaaagtaaagtAAATCCTATGGACAAAAGAAATCTTATTTAGATTATCATCCAACTTttttaaaaccaaaaaaaaaatctaaaataatttatagtgttacaatatgtttattttgaaaatttacattattatgtaaagttttaaaatattGTCGTTTTAGTTCTCTTGAGAGTTGAGACGACGTGCTCGGAAGATGAATTAGGTGTCATTTTAGTCTGCTCGAGAGTTAAGTTTATTGTCGTTTTAGCCCTCTTGAGATGACATGCTTGGAAAATGAGTTAGTCGTCATTTTTATCCACTCGGGAGGTAAGTTCATTTTCGTTTTAGCCATCTCGAGACAACAAGCCTGGGAGGTAAGTTCACTGTCGTTTTAGTTTTCTTGGGACGACAAACTCGAAAAGCAACCTTAAGGTTGGCCTTCGATATACTTGTTAGGCTTCGAATAAATTTTTCAAAGGCTTTAACTTTTGAAGAAAATTTCCTACTAGATGTCGTGCAGCGAGACCTACGGGAACACAAGCACATCACTAACTAATGGTTGTAGAGATTGTGTTGTTGGGTGTACATTCGCTATAAGACTATGCCTAAGACAATACAAAATTATGGGACccttaatattatataaacctcgttttacatttaatattaaataaaattaatttaatacaaTGGTAAAAGTTTTAAACCTCCACCATTAGATTAGGGTTCAATTCTTGTTGTcgaaactttttattttatattaaacaataaaaattgaTATAGAAAGTTAAGTATAAatgtctattatttatttattacgttatatttgaaataaaagAATCTTTTTCGGGGCCTAGTAGGACGAGGGTCCTAGACATGAACTTATTCTGCCTCTTTTACACACCTTTTATGTAAAGGATAAGCGACCATTCTCCTCCAATTCTAACAACCGCGAGAAGCTATACAACGTACACTCTCGTGGACCACACAACTAAACTTACATCCAATTTATTGTAAGCTCTCAATTAGTGTGAATGGATTAGACTAATTAATGTGTTTTAAGGTTTAATTCATTAGATAAATAGAATTGAGGATCTGATTTTTGGTGTTTGCTAAAATGGTGTAAAAATTTATGCTTAATTAATAGAGTGGTCAAACTGAAAAGATATAACAAATAAATTAGAAGAGGCCGCAATTAAAAGTTACAATGTAGCATAGctagctttttattttttataattattattgttattattactactTTGAATATTAGATTGAATCTCCAAATCCaatcatcattattattttacaatatccACTTTCATTATTCTTATTTTCATTAacattattattacttattgtTTTatcattactattttttttattattatttgatatcTAAAATCTTCAATTAATTAACCTCTTTCTTGTCCCCCAATTCGGCAGGACACGTGTTACCATCGTAGAGGTGGCACTTGCGTGACGTGGCCAATAACagacttaaaatttttattatgtgAGGGTGTaattatcataaaaaaaaaaacatttaagtctatgtaatttatttaattttgtagaagttattttacttattttagtataattatcaaagggaaatttcaatttttgaccctaataaaataccccatttcaaaatatataccctccactaatttatacaaattaattccaCTATTACTcatttgtacccaaaatacccctcaaatttaattttcctatTCACACTCTCTTTCcgtctttccctctctttcactctctctctctctctctctctctctctctctgtcgttccatctctctctctgtcgttcCCTATCCCTCTTCGACATCGACCCAACATCACGACCCACTCCGGCCATCCACCCACGTCCCCGACCCACTCCGGCCATCCACCCACGACCCCGACCCAACCACGAACCAGCACGGACCACCACCACGACCCAGTGACCACCACGAACCACCACGAACCACCACGGACCACAAAACgtcgccaccaccaccacccgtGATCGTCGACACCGAACAGAGGCCTTCGCCACCACGAGCAGCATGAGCAGTACCCGTCGCCACCACCACCCGTGATCATTAAAAGGTAATGTTTAtgttttgagaaaaaaatacatttttcataGATTTGGATGCCAATTATTGCATGTTGTTGAGATTAGTGGATTTTGTGTAGCATTTGTGATCTTTAGGTGTAGTGTTTGAATGAGATCTGTGTAAATTACAGGGTTATCGATGACATGTCAATAGgttatcgataggatgtcgatagaTTGAGTGTCTGTCTGAATGTTACTGTAatttgtatgtcgataggatatcgcttgtatgtcgataggatgtcgactgGCATTTTAAAAGTATTTCTGCCCTATATTGTCGACTACTtatcgacagtatgtcgatggtatgtcgattAAATGAACATGTTGATTGTTAGGTTGtattgtcgactgaatgtcgactgtatgtcgacagtatgtcgatatattgtgtaattgttATTTGTTTGAATTGTCGACTACTTATCGACACTatgtcgatggtatgtcgattAAATGAACATGTTGATTGTTAGGTTGTATTGTCGATTGAATGTCGACTGtatgtcgacagtatgtcgatatattgtgtaattgttatttgtttgaattgtcgactgaatgtcgacaggatgtcgacattttgtcgacatgaAAGTGTTTTCTCTGCTTTTGAtaatgtcgacataatgtcgagggtatgtcgacataatgtcgacatgTTTGTGTTGAAATTTTTGTGTGCTTACTGTTAGAAAATGTCGACTGaatatcgacatgatgtcgatgttatgtcgacaattttaaatttttttagcagctttatttatttgtttttttgttttttcagatggctcccagactcattattccagcacccgagcatttcactggccgcgtcacatataggggcactggaatttttgcaaaaattaaagCTCGGTTTGAGGAGTTCAACCTTAATAACACGGCGAAGGAAAGCCGTTTCGGGAGCTTCTGGAATGTCGTACCACTGACATTctcctcggtgttatttcaccagctgatgctccacaaaat
This window harbors:
- the LOC115707291 gene encoding homeobox protein ATH1, giving the protein MESNNNQTFNIPQQMIMTSRNSLLTDGISPHSSAINSSSLDLQSYLYDLQYYTRDDSDEASSLGGVGNSSSAICNNSTGHNHGLQENLNNLAISVPHQMYSSNGVLSGFVSTENYNNNNNGYVTYNDQTSAFHQTFDQNVWNSNRNNNHIGSSEFSNELSLSLATSQPSVITGMTTTIPGQCSASAMPTGNTTETMLVSEQASCSNNRGENLSPSFGSYRPLQLSQVILGSRYLSAAQEILAHIASFSLENISYDHHYLSGNYLMNSCSFSTMSPMDSTSDGGSILEGETESETRRRVTETKRAKLLSLLQMVDERYNQCMDEIHTVVSAFHAATELDPQIHARFALQTMSVLYKGLRERISKHWVAMEMDMEKNKCCVTENEWGVEEVKKKKELLWRPQRGLPERSVSVLKAWMFQNFLHPYPKDTEKQVLAMKSGLTKNQVSNWFINARVRLWKPMIEEMYAELNKRNQSNNNNNQRISINHNIINQIQRYN